One window of Paenibacillus albicereus genomic DNA carries:
- a CDS encoding hemolysin family protein, with the protein MDSIGLNLALVALLIFLTAFFVATEFAIIRIRPSRVNQLVVEGRKGSLAVQKVTSNLDGYLSACQLGITITALGLGWLGEPTMERILEPLFHQFHLNDSLASLLSFLIAFLVVTYLHVVVGELAPKSWAIQKAEFISFLVAKPIIWFHRILYPFIWLLNGSANALIRLFGLRAVSEHENAHSEEEIQIILSESLQSGKINNTEYGYVSRIFAFDEMVAREIMVPRTDMVCLYTNHSREENLAVIQKEQYTRFPVATESKDNIVGMINTKQLFLTYQEDKEFNFKDLIHPVVSVPESIPVKQLLKRMQLERVHIAILVDEYGGTSGLITIEDILEEIVGEIRDEFDEDERREIEKLEENCYLLDGKLSLDELGQLTSHNFDNEDTDTVGGWLYTRLQSPKVGVQHDYENLTFIIREATKNRIRKIELIIHTEDEISSAEAQAAQAQAELSEEPSSS; encoded by the coding sequence ATGGACAGTATAGGCTTGAATTTGGCTTTGGTCGCACTGCTGATTTTTCTAACTGCCTTTTTCGTGGCGACGGAGTTCGCCATCATCCGGATTCGGCCGAGCCGCGTGAACCAGCTCGTCGTCGAAGGACGCAAAGGCTCGTTGGCCGTGCAGAAAGTAACGAGCAACCTGGACGGATATCTCTCCGCCTGCCAGCTCGGGATCACCATCACCGCTCTCGGACTCGGCTGGCTCGGCGAGCCAACGATGGAGCGGATCCTGGAACCTCTCTTTCACCAATTCCATCTGAACGACAGCCTGGCGAGTCTTCTGTCCTTTTTGATCGCGTTCTTAGTCGTAACCTACCTGCATGTCGTCGTGGGCGAGCTCGCGCCGAAGTCATGGGCCATCCAGAAAGCCGAATTCATCAGCTTCCTCGTCGCCAAGCCGATCATCTGGTTCCACCGCATCCTCTATCCGTTCATCTGGCTGCTTAACGGCTCCGCCAATGCCCTCATTCGGCTGTTCGGCCTGCGCGCCGTCAGCGAGCATGAGAACGCGCACTCCGAGGAAGAGATTCAAATCATCCTCAGCGAAAGCCTGCAGAGCGGCAAGATCAACAATACCGAGTATGGCTACGTGAGCCGCATCTTCGCTTTTGACGAGATGGTCGCCCGCGAAATCATGGTTCCCCGCACCGACATGGTATGCCTGTACACGAACCATAGCCGCGAGGAGAACCTGGCCGTCATCCAAAAGGAGCAGTACACCCGCTTCCCGGTCGCGACCGAAAGCAAGGACAATATCGTCGGCATGATCAACACGAAGCAGCTCTTTCTGACCTATCAAGAGGATAAGGAATTCAACTTCAAGGATCTGATCCATCCGGTCGTATCCGTGCCGGAGAGCATTCCGGTCAAGCAGCTGCTCAAGCGCATGCAGCTCGAGCGCGTCCACATCGCCATTCTGGTGGACGAGTACGGCGGCACGTCCGGCCTGATTACGATCGAGGACATTCTCGAAGAGATCGTCGGCGAGATCCGCGACGAGTTCGACGAGGACGAGCGCCGCGAGATCGAGAAGCTCGAGGAAAACTGCTACCTGCTCGACGGCAAGCTTTCCCTTGACGAGCTGGGTCAGCTGACGAGCCACAACTTCGACAACGAGGATACCGATACCGTCGGCGGCTGGCTGTATACGCGCCTGCAATCGCCCAAGGTCGGCGTCCAGCATGATTACGAGAATCTGACGTTCATCATTCGCGAGGCGACCAAAAACCGCATCCGCAAGATCGAGCTCATCATCCATACCGAGGACGAGATTTCGTCGGCCGAAGCCCAGGCCGCGCAGGCTCAAGCCGAGCTGAGCGAGGAGCCTTCCTCTTCCTGA